The following are encoded in a window of Penaeus vannamei isolate JL-2024 chromosome 35, ASM4276789v1, whole genome shotgun sequence genomic DNA:
- the LOC138859375 gene encoding uncharacterized protein, producing the protein MSASLKRIVPSDNRHKRDRFWHWEALSAERVNSYRVMDITSYNYNSLYKYTPFEVITHHSGPKYTNRSYNYKILHQHKLWLYHSLPAYTNQKLCLHHSVSKNIPKECITSPYTRLHHPIPAYIILYPSTPSYTHPHHPIPILYPPTPSYTHPHHPIPTHTILYQSHTILYPSPPSYTHPTPSYTHPHHPIHTHSILHHPIPIHTILYPSYTHPTPSYTHPHHPVPILHHPIPILHHPIPILYHPMPIHTILYTPTPSYTHPTPTHTHPYHLIPTYTLLYPPTPSCTNPHHPIHTYTILYPSYTILYHPIVKIHHPIPTHTILYTPTPSQTILYPSHTNLYPSHTILYPSHIIPYPSTPSYTLLYLSTPSYTHLHHPIPTHTLLYPSHAIL; encoded by the exons ATGTCGGCGTCTCTGAAGCGAATTGTGCCATCTGACAATAGGCATAAACGTGACAGATTCTGGCACTGGGAGGCTCTTAGTGCAGAAAGGGTTAACTC GTACCGAGTCATGGATATAAC AAGTTACAACTACAACTCCCTATACAAATATACACCATTTGAAGTTATAACTCATCATTCTGGACCAAAATACACCAACAGAAGTTATAACTACAAGATTCTACACCAACATAAGCTATGGCTATACCATTCTCTACCAGCATACACCAATCAAAAGCTATGCCTACATCATTCCGTATCTAAGAATATACCAAAGGAATGTATAACATCCCCCTATACCCGCCTACACCATCCTATACCCGCCTACATCATCCTATACCCATCCACACCCtcctatacacacccacaccatcCTATACCCATCCTATACCCACCTACACCATCCTATACCCATCCACACCATCCTATACCCACCCACACCATCCTATACCAATCCCACACCATCCTGTACCCATCTCCACCATCCTATACCCATCCTACACCATCCTATACCCATCCACACCATCCTATACACACCCACTCCATCCTACACCATCCTATACCCATACACACCATCCTATACCCATCCTATACCCACCCCACACCATCCTATACCCATCCACACCACCCTGTACCCATCCTACACCATCCTATACCCATCCTACACCATCCTATACCCATCCTATACCATCCTATGCCCATCCACACCATCCTATACACACCTACACCATCCTATACCCATCCTACACCAACCCATACCCATCCATACCATCTCATCCCCACCTACACCCTCCTATACCCACCCACACCATCCTGTACCAATCCACACCATCCTATACACACCTACACCATCCTATACCCATCCTACACCATCCTATACCATCCTATAGTGAAAATACACCATCCTATACCCACCCACACCAtcctatacacacccacaccatcCCAGACCATCCTATACCCATCCCACACCAACCTCTACCCATCCCACACCATCCTATACCCATCCCACATCATCCCATACCCATCCACACCATCCTACACCCTCCTATACCTATCCACACCATCCTATACACACCTACACCATcctatacccacccacacccttctATACCCATCCCACGCCATCCTATAG